GGGCACCCTGCCGAAGGGGGGGCGGAAGCGCTGGGGCGTGAAACGGCCGGCCTACGCGCCGCGGCACCGTCACCGGGAGCCATGCCCGGTGCTCCTCCTGTCGCTGCAGCGCCACGGGCCAAACCCGGGATTGGTAACGGGGCGCGGGAGGTGCGCGGCAGCTACCAGGCACTATTGAAACGGCTCATCGAGGCCCGCAAGGAGTATCCGCTCGCCGCCCGCAAGTCGGGGCGGGAGGGTAGCTGCCGGCGCCGGTTCGTGCTGCGCCGGGACGGGTCACTGCAGCAGGTGGAGACGGTCACTTCCTGCGGTCATCCCTTTCTCGATGCCGCGGCGAGCCGCGCCGTCAGTTCGGTGGGGACCTTTCCGCCGCCACCGGCGGAGCTGTCGCTGGAGGAGCCGTTCGAGGTAACTATCAGCTTTGTGTTGGCAGGCAAATAAGCTCTGGGAAATATGGGAAGTCTGGGAGTAATGGGAACGACTGTTTTGATCATGAATTGTCAAAGGAGAAGTGAACGTATGAAGCAAAAGCAATTGTTACGGTGGCTTGCGGCCATCACCTTGTCGGTCCTGATGCTGGTCTTTTTGGGGTGCGGGTCCAGTGACCCTGCTG
This window of the Geomonas agri genome carries:
- a CDS encoding energy transducer TonB; the encoded protein is MSRLAPVLLLSLLVHMALLYGARRLTLRHVGVEQAADSVVAYLDLCGPTRRSEPAATARGAVAPVAAMPRPVAPAAVATPPASAAPFTGAPKGTSSAVPPAAAAPPGTGASSRDAVSHSPGNRQAAGHPAEGGAEALGRETAGLRAAAPSPGAMPGAPPVAAAPRAKPGIGNGAREVRGSYQALLKRLIEARKEYPLAARKSGREGSCRRRFVLRRDGSLQQVETVTSCGHPFLDAAASRAVSSVGTFPPPPAELSLEEPFEVTISFVLAGK